Proteins co-encoded in one Deltaproteobacteria bacterium genomic window:
- a CDS encoding acyl carrier protein, whose amino-acid sequence MDTDRLRAEVKELLVSGLRLDVRPADIADDTPIFGEGLGLDSIDALELVVLVEERFRVSIPDEEVGKRAFASVDALVDFILQERAE is encoded by the coding sequence ATGGACACCGACCGTCTGCGCGCCGAGGTGAAGGAGCTGCTCGTGAGCGGCCTCCGCCTCGACGTCCGTCCCGCCGACATCGCCGACGACACGCCGATCTTCGGCGAGGGCCTCGGCCTCGACTCGATCGACGCGCTCGAGCTGGTCGTGCTGGTCGAGGAGCGCTTCCGGGTCTCGATCCCGGACGAGGAGGTCGGCAAGCGCGCCTTCGCCTCCGTGGACGCGCTCGTCGACTTCATCCTGCAGGAGCGCGCGGAGTAA
- a CDS encoding exodeoxyribonuclease VII small subunit codes for MAEEAPRFEEALAELEGLVQRLEKGELPLEESLAAFERGVNLVRLLTQRLAEVEQRVEVLLKTEAGRLIRRPLEDEEP; via the coding sequence ATGGCCGAGGAGGCACCCAGGTTCGAGGAGGCCCTGGCCGAGCTCGAGGGGCTCGTGCAGCGCCTCGAGAAGGGCGAGCTGCCGCTCGAGGAGTCGCTCGCCGCGTTCGAGCGCGGCGTCAACCTCGTCCGCCTCCTGACCCAACGGCTCGCCGAGGTGGAGCAGCGGGTCGAGGTCCTGCTCAAGACCGAGGCCGGGAGGCTCATCCGCCGCCCACTGGAGGACGAGGAGCCGTGA
- a CDS encoding beta-ketoacyl-[acyl-carrier-protein] synthase family protein, whose translation MPRPTRAAVITGCGVVSPLGTGLRAFWEGLLAGRSAVGPIAGFPADDLAPRAAAEVRDVPRTDPDRAGGFALEAVTQALADAALELASVDPRRLGVALGTTLGGMQLFERWLDGEPTEGLAQIPYYAPAVRVARRLGCRGPVATPQLACASGTHAIALATDWVRSGRADVVLAGGADLLCRFVVAGFNCLRATAEAARPFDAARRGLVLGEGGAVVVVEDAGHAARRGARVRGRVLGVGAAADATHMTAPDREGRGAARAIEAALADADVAPARVGFVSAHGTGTPFNDAMEAVAITRVFGPRKVPVNSIKGAIGHTLGAAGAFEAILCLQVLAEGLVPPTVGLATVDPACAGLDLVYGEPRRHPAETAVSTSSGFAGVNAALVLGRAG comes from the coding sequence TTGCCCCGCCCGACGCGCGCCGCCGTGATCACCGGCTGCGGGGTCGTCTCCCCGCTGGGTACGGGTTTGCGCGCTTTCTGGGAAGGACTCCTTGCGGGCCGCTCGGCCGTGGGGCCCATCGCCGGCTTCCCGGCGGACGACCTCGCGCCCCGCGCCGCGGCGGAAGTCCGCGACGTCCCGCGCACGGACCCGGACCGTGCCGGCGGGTTCGCCCTCGAGGCGGTCACGCAGGCGCTGGCCGATGCCGCGCTCGAGCTCGCGTCGGTCGACCCGCGGCGACTCGGGGTCGCGCTCGGCACGACCCTCGGCGGCATGCAGCTGTTCGAGCGGTGGCTCGACGGGGAGCCGACCGAGGGGCTCGCGCAGATCCCGTACTACGCGCCCGCCGTGCGTGTCGCGCGCCGGCTCGGGTGCCGCGGCCCGGTCGCGACACCCCAGCTCGCCTGCGCCTCGGGTACGCATGCGATCGCGCTCGCCACCGACTGGGTGCGCTCCGGCCGCGCCGACGTGGTGCTCGCCGGGGGCGCCGACCTGCTCTGCCGGTTCGTGGTGGCAGGCTTCAACTGCCTGCGGGCGACGGCCGAGGCGGCACGCCCCTTCGATGCCGCGCGCCGCGGGCTGGTCCTCGGCGAGGGTGGCGCGGTCGTGGTGGTGGAGGATGCCGGGCATGCGGCGCGGCGGGGAGCGCGGGTGCGCGGGCGCGTGCTCGGCGTCGGCGCCGCGGCCGACGCGACGCACATGACCGCGCCGGACCGTGAGGGGCGCGGCGCGGCGCGGGCGATCGAGGCGGCGCTCGCGGACGCGGACGTGGCGCCCGCGCGCGTCGGCTTCGTCTCCGCGCACGGCACCGGTACGCCCTTCAACGACGCGATGGAGGCGGTGGCGATCACGCGTGTCTTCGGCCCGCGCAAGGTTCCCGTCAACTCCATCAAGGGAGCGATCGGCCACACGCTCGGCGCGGCCGGCGCCTTCGAGGCCATCCTCTGCCTCCAGGTCCTGGCGGAAGGGCTTGTCCCGCCGACGGTCGGTCTCGCCACCGTCGATCCCGCCTGTGCCGGCCTCGACCTGGTGTACGGCGAGCCGCGACGCCATCCGGCAGAGACTGCCGTGTCGACCTCGTCGGGCTTCGCCGGCGTGAATGCGGCCCTCGTCCTCGGGCGGGCGGGATGA
- a CDS encoding DNA-directed RNA polymerase subunit omega, translating into MARITVEDCLERVPNRFELVLLAARRAKQLLKGARPLVESDNKEIVTGLREIAADKVRLRYNE; encoded by the coding sequence ATGGCCCGTATCACTGTGGAAGATTGCCTGGAACGCGTGCCGAACCGCTTCGAGCTCGTCCTGCTGGCCGCCCGCCGCGCCAAGCAGCTCTTGAAGGGCGCTCGGCCGCTGGTCGAGTCGGACAACAAGGAGATCGTCACCGGGCTCCGCGAGATCGCAGCCGACAAGGTCCGGCTGCGCTACAACGAGTGA
- a CDS encoding beta-ketoacyl-[acyl-carrier-protein] synthase family protein, whose product MAPAVVITGLGAVTALGGDVRALAAGLAEGRCGIGRVALFAPTGRAGMAAEVREEASAVVGCLPPATARRLSRPDRFALLAAAEACRTAGLEPEFGRDAGVYVGTTTGGMLATEEAYRRRRAGEDPRFRLSRLLGTPLATAAAVVSQAFGLYGPRETFSTACSSSALAVAMAADAVRRGVVPLALAVGTDGLCRLTYAGFDALQALDTEPCRPFDRDRRGLSLGEGAAALVLETDAHARARGARPRAAVLGWAATSDAHHVTAPHPDGAGALAALAGALADARVPPDAVDYVNAHGSGTRQNDAVEIGVLRRVFGRRLARLPVSSTKSQVGHCLGAAGAVEAVATVLALDDGLLPPTVNLRHLDPAWDDLDLVPEAGRRARLAVAVSSSYGFGGHNVSLVFGRVAR is encoded by the coding sequence GTGGCCCCAGCGGTCGTCATCACGGGCCTCGGCGCAGTCACGGCGCTCGGCGGCGACGTGCGGGCGCTCGCCGCGGGGCTCGCCGAGGGCCGCTGCGGCATCGGACGCGTGGCGCTCTTCGCGCCCACGGGGCGCGCGGGGATGGCGGCCGAGGTCCGCGAAGAGGCCAGCGCCGTGGTGGGCTGCCTGCCGCCGGCGACGGCACGCCGGCTGTCGCGTCCCGACCGCTTCGCGCTCCTCGCCGCGGCCGAGGCGTGCCGCACGGCCGGGCTCGAACCGGAGTTCGGGCGCGACGCGGGGGTCTACGTCGGCACGACGACCGGCGGCATGCTGGCGACGGAGGAGGCGTACCGTCGCCGGCGCGCGGGGGAGGACCCTCGCTTTCGCCTCTCACGGCTCCTCGGGACGCCGCTCGCGACCGCGGCCGCGGTCGTGAGCCAGGCGTTCGGTCTCTACGGGCCGCGCGAGACGTTCTCGACCGCCTGCTCGTCGAGCGCGCTCGCGGTAGCCATGGCCGCCGACGCCGTCCGCCGCGGCGTCGTCCCACTCGCGCTGGCGGTCGGCACGGACGGCCTCTGCCGGCTGACCTACGCCGGCTTCGATGCGCTCCAGGCCCTCGACACCGAGCCCTGCCGCCCGTTCGATCGCGACCGCCGCGGCCTCTCGCTCGGCGAGGGAGCGGCGGCGCTCGTGCTGGAGACCGACGCGCACGCCCGCGCTCGGGGGGCGCGGCCGCGGGCCGCGGTGCTCGGCTGGGCCGCGACGAGCGACGCGCACCACGTGACCGCCCCGCACCCCGACGGCGCGGGGGCGCTGGCGGCGCTCGCCGGTGCGCTCGCCGACGCCCGCGTGCCGCCCGACGCGGTCGATTACGTCAATGCGCACGGCAGCGGCACCCGCCAGAACGACGCGGTGGAGATCGGCGTGCTGCGCCGCGTGTTCGGCCGGCGGCTCGCGCGCCTACCGGTCAGCTCGACCAAGTCCCAGGTGGGACACTGCCTCGGCGCAGCGGGTGCGGTCGAGGCGGTGGCCACCGTGCTCGCGCTCGACGACGGGCTGCTGCCCCCGACGGTCAACCTGCGGCATCTCGATCCCGCGTGGGACGACCTCGACCTCGTGCCGGAGGCGGGCCGCCGCGCGCGGCTCGCCGTCGCGGTGAGCTCTTCCTATGGCTTCGGCGGGCACAACGTGAGCCTCGTCTTCGGGCGGGTGGCGCGGTGA
- a CDS encoding polyprenyl synthetase family protein: MRYSLLGGGKRLRPIVALAAAEAAGGSARQVLPFACALEMIHTYSLVHDDLPAMDDDDLRRGRPTCHKVYGEGLAILVGDALLTEAFGLMASARGAPRALEAVAEVARAAGAAGMVGGQALDLAAEGTRATLATLRAIHARKTGALFRVAARTGGLVAGAAPAVLRRLTDYGEHLGLAFQIADDILDAAGGPEADGRTDRELGKATYAAVLGTAGARSHLLRARDRALAALAPLGPKAAPLRALAGHVVARTEPAAW, from the coding sequence ATGCGCTACAGCCTGCTCGGCGGCGGCAAGCGGCTGCGCCCGATCGTCGCGCTCGCCGCCGCCGAGGCGGCGGGCGGCTCGGCGCGCCAGGTGCTCCCGTTCGCATGCGCCCTCGAGATGATCCACACCTACTCGCTGGTGCACGACGATCTTCCGGCGATGGACGACGACGACCTGCGCCGCGGCCGCCCGACATGCCACAAGGTGTACGGCGAGGGGTTGGCGATCCTGGTCGGCGACGCCCTCCTGACCGAGGCGTTCGGCTTGATGGCCAGCGCGCGAGGTGCCCCCCGGGCGCTCGAAGCCGTTGCCGAGGTGGCGCGCGCCGCCGGCGCGGCCGGCATGGTGGGCGGCCAGGCGCTCGATCTCGCCGCCGAGGGCACGCGGGCGACGCTCGCCACGCTGCGCGCCATCCACGCGCGCAAGACGGGTGCGCTGTTCCGCGTCGCGGCGCGCACCGGCGGCCTCGTCGCGGGTGCGGCCCCCGCGGTCCTCCGCCGTCTCACGGACTACGGCGAGCACCTCGGGCTCGCGTTCCAGATCGCCGACGACATCCTCGATGCCGCGGGCGGCCCCGAGGCGGACGGTCGCACGGACCGGGAGCTCGGGAAGGCGACCTATGCGGCGGTGCTCGGTACCGCCGGCGCCCGGTCGCATCTCCTCCGGGCCCGCGACCGGGCGCTTGCAGCGCTGGCGCCGCTCGGCCCGAAGGCGGCCCCGCTCCGGGCACTGGCGGGGCACGTCGTGGCGCGCACGGAGCCCGCGGCCTGGTAG
- a CDS encoding sigma-70 family RNA polymerase sigma factor, producing the protein MADNDRDIELEDQPAASALAEAERKESAERASALVPADALQRYLAEIRRIPILSREEEHALALRWREQGDRQAAWKLVTSNLRLVVLVAREYQRALHNLLDLIQEGNVGLLEAVKNFDPYRGIRFPSYAVWWIRAYIIRYIMNNWRMVKVGTTQAQRKLFFNLRKERERLEREGFSPAPKLIAQRLDVKEKDVIEMEQRLAARDISVNAPLEPGEDATLLDFLPSSAQTADAVADQEYHHLVREKAEEFKRTLKGKDRVIYERRLESLMRDEDPVTLQEIGEEYGISRERVRQIEARLKKRLGDYLREQIPDIKDIEFGA; encoded by the coding sequence ATGGCGGACAACGACCGCGACATCGAGCTCGAGGATCAGCCCGCGGCATCGGCGCTCGCGGAGGCGGAGCGGAAGGAGTCGGCCGAACGCGCGAGCGCGCTCGTTCCCGCCGACGCCCTCCAGCGCTACCTCGCCGAGATCCGCCGCATCCCGATCCTTTCCCGCGAGGAGGAGCACGCGCTCGCCCTGCGCTGGCGCGAGCAGGGCGATCGGCAAGCCGCCTGGAAGCTGGTGACGTCGAACCTGCGGCTCGTCGTGCTCGTCGCGCGCGAATACCAGCGCGCCCTCCACAACCTGCTCGACCTGATCCAGGAAGGCAACGTCGGGCTCCTCGAGGCGGTCAAGAACTTCGACCCGTACCGCGGCATCCGCTTCCCGTCGTACGCGGTCTGGTGGATCCGCGCCTACATCATCCGCTACATCATGAACAACTGGCGGATGGTGAAGGTGGGGACCACCCAGGCGCAGCGCAAGCTCTTCTTCAACCTGCGGAAGGAGCGCGAACGCCTCGAGCGCGAGGGCTTCTCGCCCGCTCCCAAGCTCATCGCCCAGCGGCTCGACGTGAAGGAGAAGGACGTGATCGAGATGGAGCAGCGTCTGGCGGCGCGCGACATCTCGGTCAACGCCCCCCTCGAGCCGGGCGAGGACGCGACGCTCCTTGATTTTCTGCCGAGCTCCGCGCAGACTGCCGACGCGGTCGCCGACCAGGAGTACCACCACCTCGTCCGCGAGAAGGCCGAAGAGTTCAAGCGTACGCTCAAGGGAAAGGACCGCGTGATCTACGAGCGCCGCCTGGAGTCGCTCATGCGCGACGAGGACCCGGTCACGCTGCAGGAGATCGGTGAGGAATACGGCATCAGCCGCGAGCGCGTGCGGCAGATCGAGGCGCGCCTGAAGAAGCGGCTCGGCGACTACCTCCGCGAGCAGATCCCCGACATCAAGGACATCGAGTTCGGAGCCTGA
- a CDS encoding competence/damage-inducible protein A, which translates to MDRTAGIIVIGNEILSGKVVDTNSPFLARELRSLGVTLLRILTIPDDVETIAAAVREFHGRFDVVFTSGGVGPTHDDVTMEGVARGLGRRVVRHPAIEGRLREYLKDKVNAARLKMAEVPEGSELIVDARLGFPTVQCENVYILPGIPEILEQKFAALRERFAASPYFLRVVYTRESEGSIAEHLHATLAAFPDLLLGSYPKMADPEYAVKLTLESKDREYVERALEHLLALLPSGAVVRTE; encoded by the coding sequence GTGGACCGGACCGCCGGCATCATCGTCATCGGCAACGAGATCCTCTCGGGCAAGGTGGTCGACACCAACTCGCCCTTCCTCGCCCGCGAGCTCCGGAGCCTCGGCGTCACGCTGCTCCGCATCCTCACCATCCCCGACGACGTCGAGACGATCGCGGCCGCGGTGCGCGAGTTTCACGGCCGCTTCGACGTCGTGTTCACGTCGGGCGGCGTCGGCCCGACGCACGACGACGTCACCATGGAGGGGGTCGCGCGCGGCCTCGGCCGCCGGGTCGTCCGCCATCCGGCGATCGAGGGGCGGCTGCGCGAGTACCTGAAGGACAAGGTGAACGCCGCCCGCCTGAAGATGGCGGAGGTCCCCGAGGGCAGCGAGCTGATCGTCGATGCGCGGCTCGGCTTCCCGACCGTCCAGTGCGAGAACGTCTACATCCTGCCCGGCATCCCGGAGATCCTCGAGCAGAAGTTCGCCGCGCTGCGCGAGCGCTTCGCGGCCTCGCCCTACTTCCTGCGCGTCGTCTACACGCGCGAGAGCGAAGGCTCGATCGCCGAGCACCTGCACGCGACGCTCGCCGCCTTTCCGGACCTGCTGCTCGGCTCCTATCCGAAGATGGCGGACCCCGAGTACGCCGTGAAGCTGACGCTCGAGTCGAAGGACCGCGAGTACGTCGAGCGGGCGCTCGAGCATCTGCTCGCGCTCCTGCCGAGCGGGGCGGTGGTGCGGACGGAGTAG
- a CDS encoding J domain-containing protein: MANQKDLYAVLGVPKDAKIEDVKKAYRKLARKYHPDLNPGNKQAEERFKEISFAHDVLSDPDKRKLYDEFGSEGLQPGFDATRAREYRRWAESGHGFSFRRGAGPGFDFESFGSESPRGRRRADDERGFADMLNEMFGGLGGSGAGTAEEGGQSIEYPLEVDFWDAIRGTRTAVTVRRPVPCPDCRGTGRQGRRACTRCAGTGQTEERERLTVKIPPGVSDGARVRVKGKGGAPRGGGKPGDLYFVVKVRPHAHIQREGKDLTIEVPVTIGEAMLGSTITVPTPDGRVQLKVPKGSQSGQRLRLSGRGVPDPKGGPPGDLYVRLMVQVPKNGSAERLREAVETLERAYGENPRARLTL; the protein is encoded by the coding sequence ATGGCGAACCAGAAGGATCTCTACGCCGTCCTCGGTGTTCCGAAAGACGCCAAGATCGAGGACGTCAAGAAGGCGTACCGCAAGCTCGCCCGCAAGTATCACCCCGACCTGAACCCGGGGAACAAGCAGGCCGAGGAGCGGTTCAAGGAGATCTCCTTCGCGCACGACGTCCTCTCCGACCCCGACAAGCGCAAGCTCTACGACGAGTTCGGGTCGGAGGGCCTCCAGCCCGGCTTCGACGCGACCCGCGCGCGCGAGTACCGGCGGTGGGCCGAGAGCGGTCATGGGTTCTCGTTCCGCCGGGGCGCGGGACCGGGCTTCGATTTCGAGAGCTTCGGCTCCGAGTCGCCCCGCGGTCGGCGGCGGGCGGACGACGAGCGGGGCTTCGCCGACATGCTGAACGAGATGTTCGGCGGCCTCGGGGGCTCGGGAGCCGGGACGGCGGAAGAGGGCGGGCAGAGCATCGAGTATCCGCTCGAGGTCGACTTCTGGGACGCGATTCGCGGCACGCGGACCGCGGTGACCGTGCGCCGCCCCGTGCCCTGTCCGGACTGCCGCGGGACCGGGCGGCAGGGTCGCCGCGCGTGCACGCGCTGCGCCGGGACCGGGCAGACCGAAGAGCGCGAGCGTCTCACGGTCAAGATCCCGCCCGGCGTGAGCGACGGGGCGCGCGTCCGGGTGAAAGGCAAAGGCGGTGCACCTCGCGGCGGGGGCAAGCCGGGCGACCTCTACTTCGTCGTCAAGGTCCGGCCGCACGCGCACATCCAGCGTGAGGGCAAGGATCTCACCATCGAGGTGCCGGTGACGATCGGCGAGGCGATGCTCGGCTCGACCATCACCGTCCCCACGCCCGACGGCCGCGTGCAGCTGAAGGTCCCGAAGGGCAGCCAGAGCGGGCAGCGGCTCCGGCTGAGCGGTCGCGGCGTGCCGGACCCCAAGGGCGGTCCGCCGGGCGACCTCTACGTGCGCCTCATGGTGCAGGTCCCGAAGAACGGCAGCGCCGAGCGTCTCCGGGAAGCGGTCGAGACGCTCGAGCGCGCCTACGGCGAGAATCCGCGCGCCCGTCTGACCCTCTAG
- a CDS encoding ferritin-like domain-containing protein: MARRAASRTSSKRFGTRSRQSSTVIRAIEKQSSLGESLTENRRQGNPCWNAVRRPRRTLTCRRPTATRRGGVGLWSRLFGAGEVPRDLVGDLLEDYRAEAEQAVHLLQHAERARYPQVAETLRRLAEIETRHAGWLRDRLALLGATAPAVEPEPAPGGNQWQRAVAALQTAQRKRKRLIEQIVHWDPDEPETVELLQRIEREDVGGHEAYEGLIMRSDPHAID; encoded by the coding sequence TTGGCGCGGCGGGCGGCCAGCAGGACGAGCTCGAAGCGGTTCGGCACGCGTTCCAGGCAATCTTCCACAGTGATACGGGCCATCGAGAAACAGTCCTCCTTGGGGGAATCTCTAACTGAAAACCGGCGCCAGGGAAACCCGTGCTGGAACGCGGTTCGGCGCCCGCGACGAACCTTGACTTGCCGCCGCCCGACCGCTACGAGGCGCGGCGGAGTGGGACTCTGGTCGCGGCTGTTCGGCGCGGGCGAGGTACCGCGCGACCTGGTGGGCGATCTGCTCGAGGACTATCGCGCGGAGGCCGAGCAAGCGGTGCATCTCCTCCAGCACGCCGAGCGGGCGCGCTATCCACAGGTGGCCGAGACCCTGCGCAGGCTGGCGGAGATCGAGACCCGGCACGCCGGCTGGCTGCGCGACCGGTTGGCGCTCCTCGGCGCCACCGCGCCGGCCGTGGAGCCCGAACCCGCGCCGGGCGGCAACCAGTGGCAGCGCGCCGTGGCCGCGCTCCAGACCGCGCAGCGCAAGCGCAAGCGTCTCATCGAGCAGATCGTCCACTGGGATCCCGACGAGCCCGAGACCGTCGAGCTGCTCCAGCGCATCGAGCGCGAGGACGTGGGCGGGCACGAGGCCTACGAAGGCCTCATCATGCGCAGCGATCCGCACGCGATCGACTGA
- a CDS encoding 3-oxoacyl-ACP reductase FabG, giving the protein MSLAGRRALVTGGTRGIGLATALGLAEAGAAVAVSWAHSREDAAAALATLTARGARAHALEADVGDPAAVRRMFAEVTETLGGPPDVLVNNAAITEDGLLMMLAEEAWDRVVRTDLTGAALCCRLALRGMIAARWGRIVNVVSPAAFLGQEGASNYAAAKAGLVALTKSLAREVARFGVTVNAVSPGLVETHLLATLPAARRQEMDRQVALGRPGTPEEIAAAILFLASPAASYVTGTTLHVDGGLTML; this is encoded by the coding sequence GTGAGCCTCGCAGGACGCCGCGCTCTCGTGACCGGCGGCACGCGCGGCATCGGCCTGGCCACCGCGCTCGGGCTGGCCGAGGCGGGCGCGGCGGTCGCCGTGAGCTGGGCGCACTCGCGCGAGGACGCGGCGGCGGCGCTCGCGACGCTCACCGCGCGCGGCGCGAGGGCGCATGCCCTCGAGGCGGATGTGGGCGACCCGGCGGCCGTGCGCCGCATGTTCGCCGAGGTCACCGAGACGCTCGGCGGCCCACCGGACGTGCTCGTGAACAACGCGGCGATCACCGAGGACGGTCTCCTCATGATGCTCGCGGAGGAGGCATGGGATCGGGTCGTCCGGACGGACCTGACCGGCGCCGCGCTCTGCTGCCGGCTCGCGCTGCGCGGCATGATCGCCGCGCGCTGGGGCCGGATCGTGAACGTTGTGTCGCCCGCCGCGTTCCTCGGCCAGGAGGGGGCGTCGAACTACGCCGCCGCGAAGGCGGGGCTCGTGGCGCTCACCAAGAGTCTTGCCCGCGAGGTGGCGCGTTTCGGCGTCACGGTGAACGCCGTGTCGCCGGGCCTGGTCGAGACGCACCTCCTCGCCACCCTGCCGGCCGCACGCCGGCAGGAGATGGACCGCCAGGTGGCGCTCGGGCGGCCGGGCACTCCCGAGGAGATCGCGGCCGCGATCCTCTTTCTCGCGTCGCCGGCCGCCTCCTACGTGACGGGCACGACCCTTCACGTGGACGGCGGCCTCACGATGCTCTAA
- a CDS encoding TlyA family RNA methyltransferase, with protein MGRVRIDRLLVERGLATSRERARRLVMAGDVLVGERPVTKPGTEVPEDAPVRVRGEAPFVGRGGEKLAGALDAFGIDVAGRTALDVGASTGGFTDCLLQRGARRVIAVDVGYGQLAWRLRQDARVFVLERTNVRALGPEMLPETPDLATIDVSFISLTLVLPRVAAVLAPGAAVLALVKPQFEVGRGQVGKGGVVRDPAARAAAVTRVREAAEALGFGVRGEAESVLPGPKGNREVFLWLSRSRADRCA; from the coding sequence ATGGGAAGGGTCCGCATCGACCGCCTCCTGGTCGAGCGCGGCCTCGCCACCAGCCGGGAGCGTGCGCGCCGGCTGGTCATGGCCGGCGACGTGCTGGTCGGCGAGCGGCCGGTCACCAAGCCAGGGACGGAGGTGCCGGAGGACGCACCCGTCCGGGTGCGCGGCGAGGCGCCCTTCGTGGGCCGGGGAGGCGAGAAGCTCGCCGGCGCGCTCGACGCCTTCGGGATCGACGTCGCCGGCCGGACGGCGCTCGACGTCGGCGCGTCGACCGGCGGGTTCACCGACTGCCTCCTCCAGCGCGGCGCGCGGCGGGTGATCGCCGTCGACGTGGGCTACGGCCAGCTCGCCTGGCGGCTCCGGCAGGACGCACGCGTCTTCGTCCTGGAGCGGACGAACGTCCGGGCGCTCGGACCGGAGATGCTCCCCGAGACGCCCGACCTCGCGACCATCGACGTGTCGTTCATCTCGCTGACGCTCGTCCTGCCCCGGGTCGCCGCCGTGCTCGCGCCGGGGGCCGCGGTGCTGGCGCTCGTGAAGCCGCAGTTCGAGGTGGGCCGGGGACAGGTCGGCAAGGGCGGCGTGGTGCGCGACCCGGCGGCGCGGGCGGCGGCCGTGACGCGCGTGCGCGAGGCGGCGGAGGCGCTCGGCTTCGGCGTGCGCGGCGAGGCCGAGTCGGTGCTGCCGGGTCCGAAGGGAAACCGCGAGGTGTTCCTCTGGCTCAGTCGATCGCGTGCGGATCGCTGCGCATGA
- a CDS encoding acetolactate synthase gives MPMHGGRIVAQALRREGVSYVFTLCGGHIMSIYDGCLDEGIGVIDVRHEQSAAHAADGWARVTGQPGVALVTAGPGTTDAVTGIATAWRANIPIVVIGGQAPRFFQDMGGLQDMPHVDMMRPITKWAVSVPNARRLGEYVATAFRVATTNVPGPVFLEMPLDMLFEQVEEREVVAPEKSRTEAAVGPDPRYVTRAFELLRGAERPVCLVGSQLFWSRRREAYPEFVRTFGMPIYVNGQARGSLDPDDPHWFLQTRKEALRRADVVVIFGTPLDFRIGYGRASHVNAAAKLIHVDLDGRELGKNRGCDVGLIGDTGLVMEALTDCARAARWSPELSRGWLTELRALERQKWEGLRPQLTSDDVPINPLRVCAEVDRLITPDTIVVGDGGDFVGAAANVLRPRGFGHWLDAGPLGTLGAGPGYAMAAKLARPKSDVIVVYGDGAFGLNMMEFEACIRQKINIVGVIGNDAAWTQILRGQVQMYGPDRVPATRLAHSRYDLMVQALGGHGEWVERPADLRPALERALGAGKPALVNVKIGTSDFRKDAISV, from the coding sequence ATGCCGATGCACGGTGGCCGGATCGTGGCCCAGGCGCTCCGGCGCGAGGGCGTGTCGTACGTGTTCACGCTCTGCGGCGGGCACATCATGTCGATCTACGACGGCTGTCTCGACGAGGGCATCGGCGTGATCGACGTCCGCCACGAGCAGTCGGCGGCGCACGCCGCCGACGGCTGGGCGCGCGTCACCGGGCAGCCGGGGGTCGCGCTGGTGACCGCCGGCCCGGGCACCACCGACGCGGTCACCGGCATCGCGACGGCGTGGCGCGCCAACATCCCGATCGTCGTGATCGGCGGCCAGGCGCCGCGCTTCTTCCAGGACATGGGCGGCCTCCAGGACATGCCGCACGTCGACATGATGCGGCCGATCACCAAGTGGGCGGTCTCGGTGCCGAACGCGCGGCGGCTCGGCGAGTACGTCGCCACCGCCTTCCGCGTCGCCACGACGAACGTCCCCGGTCCCGTCTTCCTCGAGATGCCGCTCGACATGCTCTTCGAGCAGGTCGAGGAGCGCGAGGTGGTGGCGCCCGAGAAGTCGCGCACCGAGGCGGCGGTCGGGCCCGATCCCCGCTACGTGACGCGCGCCTTCGAGCTGCTGCGGGGCGCCGAGCGACCCGTGTGTCTGGTCGGCAGCCAGCTCTTCTGGTCGCGCCGGCGCGAGGCGTACCCCGAGTTCGTGCGCACCTTCGGCATGCCGATCTACGTGAACGGCCAGGCGCGTGGCAGCCTCGACCCCGACGACCCGCACTGGTTCCTCCAGACCCGCAAGGAGGCCCTCCGCCGGGCCGACGTGGTCGTGATCTTCGGCACCCCCCTCGACTTCCGGATCGGCTACGGGCGCGCGTCGCACGTGAACGCGGCGGCCAAGCTGATCCACGTCGACCTCGACGGGCGGGAGCTCGGCAAGAACCGCGGCTGCGACGTCGGCCTCATCGGCGACACCGGGCTCGTCATGGAGGCGCTCACGGACTGCGCGCGCGCCGCGCGCTGGAGCCCCGAGCTGTCGCGCGGCTGGCTCACGGAGCTGCGCGCGCTCGAGCGGCAGAAATGGGAGGGGCTCCGTCCCCAGCTCACTTCGGACGACGTCCCGATCAACCCGCTGCGGGTGTGCGCCGAGGTCGACCGGCTCATCACGCCCGACACCATCGTCGTGGGCGACGGCGGCGACTTCGTCGGCGCGGCGGCCAACGTGCTCCGTCCGCGCGGCTTCGGCCACTGGCTCGACGCCGGGCCGCTCGGCACGCTCGGCGCCGGCCCCGGCTATGCGATGGCGGCCAAGCTCGCCCGGCCGAAGAGCGACGTGATCGTCGTGTACGGCGACGGCGCCTTCGGCCTCAACATGATGGAGTTCGAGGCCTGCATTCGCCAGAAGATCAACATCGTCGGCGTGATCGGCAACGATGCGGCCTGGACGCAGATCCTGCGCGGGCAGGTGCAGATGTACGGGCCCGACCGCGTGCCGGCGACGCGGCTGGCCCACAGCCGCTACGACCTGATGGTCCAGGCGCTCGGCGGGCACGGGGAGTGGGTCGAGCGGCCCGCGGACCTCCGGCCGGCCCTCGAGCGAGCGCTCGGCGCGGGCAAGCCGGCGCTGGTCAACGTGAAGATCGGCACCAGCGACTTCCGCAAGGACGCGATCTCGGTCTAG